A single genomic interval of Juglans regia cultivar Chandler chromosome 1, Walnut 2.0, whole genome shotgun sequence harbors:
- the LOC108990946 gene encoding suppressor of mec-8 and unc-52 protein homolog 2 — MTSSKKHYKEKAVRRREEKAEEPELPKYRDRAKERREDQNPDYESTELGSFHAVAPPGTVDIRSADANKLSIEKSKYLGGDVEHTHLVKGLDYALLNKVRSEIDKKPDDEDDVDGKSRASKEDQQLSFRTATAKSVYKWIVKPQTIVKSNEMFLPGRMAFIFNMEGGYSHDIPTTLHRSKADCPVPEEMVTVSVDGSVLDRIAKIMSYLRLGSSGKVLKKKKKERDAKGKISASGYEYDEGDKPSKPNGGMPKNQTEREFVPPPPPPPRKSHIDSREKQNPVVARAVEEDIFVGDGVDYAIPGKDLSQSPLSEDMEESPRNKEKLSYFTEPAYGPVPPSGLPQEWHGMNGYDTMQTQALAGGYQGEWQDYQYAEQLAYPEQYLQANMQTYEVEAGLNNLQDPRFMTQEEKDRGLGSVFKRDDQRLQQLREKDAREKDPNFISESYSECYPGYQEYNREIVDSDDEDDLSKMDMGGRAKGRLHRWDFETEEEWATYNEQKEAMPKAAFQFGVKMQDGRKTRKQNRDQKLNNELHQINKILAKKKMEKDMNGDGGHSYDDDSQPGKKLRI, encoded by the exons ATGACTTCGTCAAAGAAACATTACAAGGAGAAAGCTGTTCGTCGCAG GGAGGAGAAAGCAGAAGAACCGGAACTACCAAAGTACAGAGATCGTGCAAAGGAGCGTAGGGAAGACCAAAATCCTGACTATGAATCTACCGAATTGGGTTCTTTTCATGCTGTTGCTCCTCCTGGAACTGTTGATATCCGCTCAGCTGATGCAAACAAGTTATCTATAGAGAAGAGCAAGTACCTTGGAG GCGATGTGGAACACACACATTTGGTTAAAGGTTTGGATTATGCTTTACTCAACAAAGTAAGAAGCGAGATTGACAAGAAGccagatgatgaagatgatgttgATGGAAAGTCTAG AGCTTCTAAGGAAGACCAACAATTATCATTTCGAACTGCAACTGCAAAG TCAGTGTATAAATGGATAGTCAAGCCCCAAACTATTGTCAAGTCAAATGAGATGTTTCTTCCTGGTCGAATGGCATTTATTTTCAACATG GAGGGTGGATATTCTCATGACATTCCAACCACCTTACATCGTAGTAAAGCTGATTGTCCAGTACCTGAG GAAATGGTTACCGTCAGTGTTGATGGTTCTGTGCTGGATCGAATAGCTAAAATTATGTCATATCTTCGTCTTGGTTCTTCTGGGAAGGttctcaagaagaagaagaaagagagggacGCAAAAG GAAAGATTTCAGCTTCTGGTTACGAGTATGATGAAGGGGATAAACCTTCAAAGCCTAATGGTGGCATGCCAAAGAATCAAACTGAAAGAGAGTTTGTtccaccacctccacctcctccaAGGAAAAGTCATATTGATTCAAGAGAGAAACAAAACCCCGTGGTTGCTAGAGCAGTAGAGGAGGACATATTTGTTGGTGATGGTGTTGACTATGCTATTCCGGGTAAAGACTTGAGCCAAAGCCCTCTCTCAGAAGACATGGAAGAGTCACCTCGAAATAAGGAAAAGCTTTCCTACTTCACTGAACCTGCTTATGGTCCTGTTCCACCCTCTGGGCTGCCTCAAGAATGGCATGGAATG AATGGATATGATACAATGCAAACACAAGCATTGGCTGGAGGCTACCAGGGCGAGTGGCAGGACTACCAATATGCTGAACAACTGGCTTACCCTGAGCAATACCTCCAAGCAAACATGCAGACTTATGAAGTAGAAGCAGGTTTAAACAATCTACAGGATCCACGCTTTATGACCCAAGAAGAGAAGGATCGGGGCTTAGGATCAGTGTTTAAACGGGATGATCAGAGACTTCAACAATTGAGGGAGAAAGATGCTCGAGAAAAGGATCCCAACTTCATTTCTGAGAGCTATTCTGAATGTTACCCTGGATATCAAGAATATAACCGTGAGATTGTAGAtagtgatgatgaagatgactTGTCAAAAATGGATATGGGTGGACGA GCAAAGGGTCGTCTTCATAGGTGGGACTTTGAGACAGAAGAAGAATGGGCTACATACAATGAACAGAAAGAAGCAATGCCGAAAGCTGCATTCCAGTTTGGTGTGAAGATGCAAGACGGTCGGAAGACACGGAAGCAAAACAGGGACCAGAAGCTCAATAATGAGCTCCACCAGATTAACAAGATActtgctaaaaagaaaatggagaaggaTATGAATGGTGATGGTGGCCACAGTTATGACGATGATTCACAACCTGGAAAGAAGCTTAGAATTTGA
- the LOC108990936 gene encoding protein FAR1-RELATED SEQUENCE 5-like, with protein MTPNTYSNSYMYHWSSQHPLMPPIGPTMPYPLLSNPEELRIFQETGQHPAMPYPPLSNLDELKRFQETSQQPYMPTVGPTMPYPSLSNPKVLRRFQESSQHPPMPLVRPSMPYPLSNNPEELRRFQETGQPSTEKTPQPASESSTMPNSVDFEITNEPPSEVIKETEAKGSKKVSDDDERVEVPRCGMEFTNEKELMAYYKRYAKQAGFGVKTFRTKRDVDGSATYVTIGCARAGKYVPSHSNVSRPRPTTKTGCNAKVNAKFANGVWVLTTIENTHNHSTVSPKKSRFFRSHKCLDEYSQRMLDLNDRAGIRMNKNFGALVQDAGGFENLDFQEKDCRNFIDKARHLRLGKGGGQALGEYFERMREMNDGFVSVMDVDDEGRLRNVFWVDARSRASYEYFGDVITFDTTYLTNRYGMPFAPFVGVNHHGQSILLGAGLISSEDTSTFEWLFRAWLKSMNGRSPKAIITDQDRAMKNAIATVFPDSRHRYCLWHIMRKLPEKLGSHS; from the exons ATGACACCAAATACATATTCAAATTCATATATGTATCATTGGAGTAGCCAG CATCCATTGATGCCACCTATTGGACCGACTATGCCATACCCTCTGTTGAGTAATCCGGAGGAGTTGAGAATATTTCAAGAGACTGGCCAG CATCCCGCGATGCCATACCCTCCTTTGAGTAATCTAGATGAGTTAAAAAGATTTCAAGAGACTAGCCAA CAACCATATATGCCAACTGTTGGACCGACTATGCCATACCCTTCGTTGAGTAATCCGAAGGTGTTGAGAAGATTTCAAGAGAGTAGCCAG CATCCCCCGATGCCACTTGTTCGACCAAGTATGCCATACCCTCTCTCAAATAATCCGGAGGAATTGAGAAGATTTCAAGAAACTGGCCAg CCTTCGACTGAAAAGACCCCCCAACCCGCAAGTGAGTCATCAACTATGCCTAATAGTGTTGACTTTGAAATTACTAACG aacCTCCATCTGAGGTAATTAAAGAGACGGAGGCTAAGGGGAGTAAGAAAGTCTCGGATGATGATGAACGAGTTGAAGTACCGAGATGTGGTATGGAGTTTACCAATGAGAAAGAGCTTATGGCATATTACAAACGATATGCCAAGCAAGCGGGGTTTGGTGTGAAAACATTTAGGACAAAGAGAGATGTAGATGGGAGTGCAACATATGTGACAATTGGGTGTGCACGTGCCGGGAAGTACGTGCCTAGCCACAGTAATGTCTCCAGGCCACGACCCACAACTAAAACAGGCTGTAATGCTAAGGTAAATGCTAAATTTGCTAATGGGGTATGGGTTTTGACAACTATTGAAAATACTCACAATCATAGTACAGTCAGCCCGAAGAAGTCTAGATTTTTTAGATCTCACAAGTGTTTAGACGAATACAGCCAAAGGATGCTCGATTTGAATGACAGGGCAGGTATTCGAATGAACAAGAACTTTGGGGCACTGGTTCAAGACGCTGGGGGGTTTGAGAATCTTGACTTTCAAGAAAAAGATTGTcgcaattttattgataaagcCAGACATTTACGGTTAGGTAAAGGGGGTGGCCAAGCACTTGGTGAATACTTCGAAAGAATGAGGGAAATGAATGATGGTTTCGTTTCTGTCATGGATGTCGATGATGAGGGAAGATTACGAAATGTGTTCTGGGTTGACGCACGAAGTCGAGCGTCATATGAGTATTTTGGGGATGTTATCACATTCGACACGACGTACCTAACAAATAGGTATGGTATGCCTTTTGctccatttgttggtgtaaaccatcatgggCAGTCAATCCTGTTAGGGGCTGGCTTGATTTCCAGCGAGGACACAAGTACATTTGAATGGTTGTTTCGAGCATGGCTAAAGTCCATGAATGGTCGATCGCCCAAAGCCATCATAACCGACCAAGATCGGGCAATGAAGAATGCTATAGCCACTGTATTTCCAGACAGTCGTCATAGATATTGTCTCTGGCATATCATGCGGAAATTGCCAGAGAAATTGGGATCTCACTCTTAA
- the LOC108990937 gene encoding protein FAR-RED ELONGATED HYPOCOTYL 3-like yields MNAFFDGFVHSGTTLKEFVDQFDNALRKKVEVEAIADFNSLNQTIPCVSPSDIEKQFQTVYTNAKFKEVQKEVLGMIMCNCTHVNTQGCISTFDALDQVSIDDHVKTFKYSVYYNEEECNIKCTCQLFETRGILCRHAFRVCNMKNITLIPEKYVLDRWRKDIKRRYTLIKSSYDDLRSNADARRYEVVVKRCLKLATRVSPSDYHVDAFLRVLDDFEKKFESLTLESKSSSTKVKANVVADKGKKILSPHVVRGKGRPPTKRKVSAVEKGATKKKKKQTCRKIFDDESQLHDLPESQINTSTQPMPLGNEEVCDHTDAL; encoded by the exons ATGAATGCTTTTTTCGATGGGTTTGTGCATTCTGGTACGACTTTGAAGGAATTTGTCGATCAATTTGACAATGCTCTTAGAAAGAAGGTGGAGGTCGAGGCAATAGCTGATTTCAATTCTCTTAACCAAACGATCCCATGTGTATCCCCATCTGACATTGAGAAACAGTTTCAAACAGTGTATACAAATGCTAAGTTTAAAGAGGTCCAAAAAGAGGTGTTGGGGATGATTATGTGTAACTGCACCCATGTCAATACGCAGGGATGTATATCCACATTCGATGCTTTAGATCAAGTTTCCATCGATGACCATgtcaaaacatttaaatactcaGTTTACTATAATGAAGAGGAGTGCAACATTAAATGCACGTGTCAGTTGTTTGAGACAAGGGGCATTCTCTGTAGGCATGCATTTAGGGTATGTAATATGAAGAACATTACGTTGATACCcgaaaaatatgtattggatCGATGGAGGAAAGACATTAAGAGGAGATATACATTGATAAAAAGTAGTTATGATGACTTGCGGAGCAATGCAGACGCACGGAGGTATGAGGTTGTGGTGAAGAGATGTTTAAAATTAGCAACTCGTGTATCTCCAAGTGATTACCATGTCGATGCATTCTTGCGCGTTTTAGATGACtttgagaaaaaatttgaaagtttaacACTTGAATCAAAATCCAGTTCAACCAAGGTCAAAGCAAATGTCGTCGCGGATaagggtaaaaaaatattaagcccTCACGTTGTCCGGGGGAAAGGGAGACCCCCGACAAAAAGAAAGGTTTCGGCTGTGGAGAAAGGAGCaacgaaaaagaagaagaaacag ACTtgcagaaaaatatttgatgatgAATCACAATTGCATGACCTTCCGGAATCTCAAATTAACACTAGCACACAACCAATGCCATTGGGCAATGAGGAG GTGTGTGACCATACTGATGCGTTGTAA